A genomic region of Planococcus kocurii contains the following coding sequences:
- the flhF gene encoding flagellar biosynthesis protein FlhF → MRLKTYIVNTMAEALPMIKKDLGEDALILNTKKIKTGGFLGFFKKEKLEITAGVDPIPPKKGLPTEAKSPSKWSDPKDSSAELIHELKNMKQFMMKQMKEEDLPESLRLLKKQLIAQEIAPDILTDLLAKLIARDEFNTDQTLERVQRFAREELVAMMDSHQCDEITQQPEIICFIGPTGVGKTTTIAKIAAGYLLAKDKKVGLITADTYRIAAVEQLKTYGSILNIPVKVVESSADLTKAIEDFHDCDIILMDTAGRNYQQTQYIEDLKQLLPTDSKVQIHLVLSLTAKYEDMKKIINNFRSISMDELLLTKKDETSSSGAIVNLICHYDIPIRYIANGQNVPDDIMACTPELVADFILGEKTNA, encoded by the coding sequence ATGAGGTTGAAAACATATATCGTCAATACGATGGCGGAAGCACTCCCAATGATTAAAAAGGATCTAGGCGAAGATGCGTTGATTTTAAATACCAAAAAAATCAAGACAGGTGGATTTTTAGGTTTTTTCAAGAAAGAAAAATTAGAAATCACAGCTGGCGTTGATCCAATCCCGCCGAAAAAAGGATTGCCTACTGAAGCGAAATCTCCATCAAAGTGGAGTGATCCAAAAGACTCCTCAGCAGAATTGATCCATGAGTTAAAGAATATGAAACAATTTATGATGAAACAGATGAAAGAAGAGGATCTTCCTGAATCTCTTCGGTTGTTGAAAAAGCAATTGATTGCGCAAGAAATAGCGCCGGATATTTTGACAGACTTGCTAGCAAAATTGATCGCAAGAGATGAATTTAACACTGACCAAACGTTAGAGCGTGTTCAGCGCTTTGCTCGTGAAGAATTGGTCGCAATGATGGATTCGCATCAGTGTGATGAAATTACACAACAACCAGAAATTATTTGTTTTATCGGCCCAACAGGGGTTGGGAAAACAACGACAATCGCAAAAATTGCGGCTGGCTATCTGCTTGCAAAGGATAAAAAAGTGGGATTGATTACTGCGGATACTTACCGTATTGCGGCAGTTGAGCAATTAAAAACCTATGGCAGCATCTTGAATATTCCAGTTAAGGTAGTGGAGTCTTCTGCAGATTTAACGAAAGCAATCGAAGATTTTCATGACTGCGATATCATCTTAATGGATACGGCAGGCCGAAATTATCAGCAGACGCAATATATTGAAGACCTTAAGCAGTTACTGCCAACTGATAGTAAGGTACAGATTCACTTAGTATTGAGCTTAACTGCCAAATACGAAGATATGAAAAAAATAATTAATAATTTCCGCTCCATTTCTATGGATGAACTGCTATTGACTAAAAAAGACGAAACCAGTTCTTCGGGCGCTATCGTGAATTTGATTTGCCATTACGACATTCCGATACGCTATATCGCTAATGGCCAAAATGTACCGGATGACATTATGGCCTGCACACCGGAATTAGTAGCGGACTTCATCTTGGGAGAAAAAACTAATGCTTGA
- the flhA gene encoding flagellar biosynthesis protein FlhA: protein MKFRDYAIMVAVIMIVVMMVIPLPPLLLDVLIMINISLALTILLVAMNTKEPLQFSIFPTLLLLTTLFRLGLNVSTTRSILTNQTGGQVIETFGSFVVGGSAIIGILVFLILVIIQFLVITKGSERVAEVAARFTLDSMPGKQMSIDADLGAGMISDQEAKSRREKVSSEADFYGAMDGASKFVKGDAIAGIIITLINIIGGLLIGVMVHKLPFAEAAQLFTLLSIGDGLVSQIPALLISTAMGIVVTRAVSDGNLGSDITKQLFAYPKMLYIVAGTLVMFAVFTPISPMLVVPIAGVIAYGAFQMQKTLKSEEKQEVEIGKEDKEIAGMKSPESVIDLLHVDAIEFEFGYGLIPIADKNQGGDLLDRVIMIRRQCAMELGIVVPVIRIRDNIQLQPNEYMIKIKGNQVASGEIMLDHYLAMSPGIDDESVEGIETVEPAFGMPALWVDEDMKEEAEMAGYAIVDPPSVVSTHLTEVIKRHAHELIGRQEVKSLIENMRETAPAVVEELVPNLMTIGEVQKVLMKLLKEKVSIRNLLAILETLADYSTQTKDADLLTEYVRQSLSRQITLQYATPKEPLQVITAGASLEKKFADSVHRTEQGNYLSIDPESSQTIFQKITEQAAQLQQTGVQPILLTSPAIRIYMRQFVERFAPDLPVLSYNELEPEIEIQSVGVVNVS from the coding sequence GTGAAATTCAGAGATTATGCCATCATGGTAGCCGTTATCATGATTGTGGTGATGATGGTCATCCCTCTTCCGCCGCTCTTGTTAGATGTGTTGATTATGATCAATATCAGTTTGGCACTAACGATCTTGTTAGTGGCTATGAATACAAAAGAACCTCTGCAATTTTCTATTTTTCCTACGTTACTGTTGTTAACAACTTTGTTCCGACTGGGGTTAAACGTTTCGACAACGCGTTCGATTTTGACCAATCAAACAGGTGGACAAGTGATTGAGACGTTTGGTTCGTTCGTTGTTGGAGGAAGCGCCATTATCGGGATCTTGGTATTCCTCATCTTAGTGATTATCCAGTTTCTCGTGATTACGAAAGGCTCCGAGCGAGTAGCCGAAGTGGCTGCACGATTTACGCTCGATTCCATGCCGGGTAAACAAATGAGTATTGACGCCGACCTCGGCGCAGGAATGATTTCGGATCAAGAAGCAAAAAGCCGTCGTGAAAAAGTAAGTTCAGAAGCAGACTTTTACGGGGCCATGGACGGTGCGAGTAAATTCGTTAAAGGAGACGCGATTGCCGGAATCATTATTACCCTCATCAACATCATTGGTGGCTTGCTAATCGGTGTCATGGTTCACAAATTGCCATTTGCAGAAGCAGCGCAGCTGTTTACGCTACTGTCTATTGGAGATGGCTTAGTTTCTCAAATTCCAGCGCTATTAATTTCGACAGCGATGGGTATTGTCGTCACACGTGCAGTATCAGACGGCAATTTAGGGTCAGATATCACAAAACAACTTTTCGCCTATCCAAAGATGTTGTATATTGTGGCCGGAACGTTAGTGATGTTTGCAGTTTTTACACCAATCAGTCCAATGCTCGTTGTGCCGATTGCGGGTGTCATCGCTTATGGTGCTTTCCAAATGCAAAAAACCTTGAAATCTGAGGAAAAACAGGAAGTTGAAATAGGCAAAGAAGATAAAGAAATAGCAGGAATGAAAAGTCCGGAAAGTGTCATTGATTTACTGCATGTGGATGCCATTGAATTTGAGTTTGGCTATGGATTAATCCCAATTGCCGACAAAAATCAAGGCGGCGATTTACTGGACCGTGTTATTATGATTCGTCGACAATGCGCGATGGAGCTAGGTATTGTCGTTCCCGTCATTCGGATCCGTGACAACATCCAACTGCAGCCGAATGAATACATGATTAAGATCAAAGGCAACCAAGTCGCATCAGGTGAAATTATGCTTGATCATTACTTAGCCATGAGTCCGGGCATTGACGACGAATCAGTAGAAGGCATTGAAACCGTGGAACCCGCCTTTGGTATGCCTGCTTTATGGGTCGATGAGGACATGAAAGAAGAAGCGGAAATGGCAGGTTACGCCATTGTTGATCCGCCGTCTGTTGTGTCTACTCATTTGACAGAAGTGATCAAACGCCACGCGCATGAATTAATCGGTAGACAAGAAGTAAAATCGCTCATTGAAAATATGCGCGAAACAGCACCAGCAGTAGTCGAAGAGTTAGTACCAAATTTAATGACCATTGGTGAAGTACAAAAAGTATTAATGAAACTTTTGAAAGAAAAAGTATCTATCCGCAATTTATTGGCCATTTTGGAAACGTTGGCAGATTACTCTACGCAAACAAAAGACGCAGATTTGTTGACGGAGTATGTACGTCAATCCCTATCACGTCAAATTACCTTGCAATACGCTACGCCAAAAGAGCCGTTGCAAGTGATTACAGCAGGCGCGAGTCTTGAAAAGAAATTCGCTGACTCTGTGCACCGGACAGAGCAAGGCAATTACTTGTCCATTGATCCAGAATCTTCTCAAACAATTTTCCAAAAGATCACAGAACAAGCGGCGCAACTGCAGCAAACCGGCGTTCAGCCCATTTTACTGACGTCTCCTGCTATCCGTATTTACATGAGACAATTCGTCGAGCGTTTTGCACCCGACCTGCCAGTGCTGTCCTATAACGAACTAGAGCCGGAGATTGAAATTCAAAGTGTTGGAGTGGTGAACGTCTCATGA
- the flhB gene encoding flagellar biosynthesis protein FlhB, producing the protein MATRYPLDLQFFAGEKTEKATPQKRQESKRKGQVAKSPEVAAAMIIIGGIVLLNSLGGWMMDRILAIYRIHFTQYISWEITPATIRTLFEQMAMNAFLLMLPIMLVGMVFGFLGNFIQVGVIFTSDPIMAKFERLDPIKGAKRIFSMRALVELGKSLLKIGIIGGAAFGVLWVGKDELFTLSQKSIGYSFSFIGSLVFQMGLIAGLILLSLSILDYIYQKYEFEKGIKMSKQDIKDEYKKAEGDPLIKSKIKDKQRQMSMNRMIQDLPSADVLITNPTHYAVAIKYDAETMEAPVIIAMGKDHLALKIKEKAKEFGIVTMENKPLARALYAQVEVGDAVPEELFLAVAEVLAYIYRLKGKIR; encoded by the coding sequence GTGGCAACTAGATATCCCTTGGATTTGCAATTTTTTGCGGGTGAGAAAACTGAAAAAGCGACACCGCAAAAAAGGCAAGAATCCAAGCGGAAGGGCCAAGTAGCCAAAAGCCCGGAAGTCGCAGCTGCCATGATTATTATCGGGGGGATTGTGCTGCTGAATTCGCTCGGTGGCTGGATGATGGACCGAATTTTAGCTATTTACCGGATTCACTTTACGCAATATATTTCCTGGGAAATAACACCGGCCACCATTCGTACCTTGTTTGAGCAGATGGCCATGAATGCCTTTTTGTTGATGCTGCCTATCATGCTCGTCGGTATGGTCTTCGGCTTTCTCGGAAACTTTATCCAAGTGGGTGTTATTTTCACATCAGACCCCATCATGGCCAAGTTTGAACGACTAGATCCAATCAAAGGGGCAAAGCGAATATTTTCAATGCGCGCTTTAGTCGAGTTAGGGAAGTCCCTTTTGAAAATCGGCATTATCGGCGGCGCTGCATTTGGCGTATTGTGGGTAGGCAAAGATGAGTTATTTACGCTGTCACAAAAAAGCATTGGCTATTCGTTTTCTTTTATCGGTTCATTGGTTTTCCAAATGGGCTTGATTGCAGGACTGATCCTGCTGAGTTTATCTATCCTAGACTACATTTATCAGAAATACGAATTTGAAAAAGGCATCAAGATGTCAAAACAAGACATCAAAGATGAATACAAAAAAGCGGAAGGCGATCCGCTCATCAAATCAAAAATAAAAGACAAGCAGCGACAAATGAGCATGAACCGCATGATACAGGATCTGCCAAGTGCAGATGTGTTAATCACCAACCCCACGCATTACGCTGTCGCGATCAAGTACGATGCCGAAACGATGGAGGCTCCGGTCATCATCGCAATGGGCAAAGATCATTTGGCGCTGAAGATTAAAGAAAAAGCGAAAGAATTTGGAATTGTGACGATGGAAAACAAACCTCTCGCACGAGCACTGTATGCCCAAGTTGAAGTTGGGGATGCTGTACCGGAAGAATTGTTCCTAGCTGTGGCTGAGGTTTTAGCATATATTTACCGATTAAAAGGAAAAATCCGATAA
- the fliR gene encoding flagellar biosynthetic protein FliR, with the protein MDKIFDILPYFLLMLVRLTSFFLIAPIFSMRGVPAQFKVGIAAFLAFVAVSTLPMGETILLDSTYLLLIIKELATGLALGFTAALVLYTVQIAGAFIDFQMGFSMANVLDPQTGAQVPIIGHFKYMMALLFLLTVNGHHLMLDGVMQSLRVFPVERLAISVKAEDIAQFMTGLFAEMFLIALQIALPIVGALFLVDIALGILAKTVPQLNIFAVGLPLKIFVGFIMLFLTMPVFFYILQVLFEKLLVSMAQLIRLLGGT; encoded by the coding sequence ATGGACAAAATTTTTGATATCTTGCCTTATTTTTTACTCATGCTCGTCCGTTTAACTAGTTTTTTTCTAATTGCTCCTATTTTCTCAATGCGAGGGGTGCCCGCTCAATTCAAAGTAGGCATCGCAGCATTTTTAGCGTTTGTCGCTGTGTCGACCTTGCCTATGGGCGAAACGATTCTTTTGGACTCGACGTATCTTTTGTTAATTATTAAAGAGCTGGCGACGGGTTTGGCACTCGGCTTCACTGCAGCTCTCGTGTTGTACACGGTTCAAATTGCAGGCGCTTTTATTGATTTTCAAATGGGCTTTTCGATGGCCAACGTGCTGGATCCACAAACCGGTGCGCAAGTGCCGATTATCGGTCATTTCAAGTACATGATGGCGTTGTTGTTCTTGTTAACTGTAAATGGTCATCATTTGATGTTAGACGGTGTGATGCAAAGCCTGCGCGTGTTTCCGGTAGAGCGATTAGCTATTTCGGTGAAAGCTGAAGACATCGCACAATTTATGACGGGCTTGTTTGCAGAAATGTTCTTGATTGCGTTGCAAATTGCCTTGCCAATCGTTGGCGCTTTGTTTTTAGTGGATATTGCCCTTGGTATTTTGGCGAAAACGGTGCCTCAGCTGAATATATTCGCTGTCGGGTTGCCGTTGAAAATTTTTGTCGGTTTTATCATGCTTTTTCTAACCATGCCCGTGTTTTTCTATATCCTGCAGGTTCTCTTTGAGAAACTCTTGGTGAGTATGGCTCAACTGATTCGTTTGTTAGGAGGAACGTAA
- the fliQ gene encoding flagellar biosynthesis protein FliQ, which yields MTPDMVIKLAEQSIFTVILISAPMLLIALAVGLLVSVFQAMTQIQEQTLAFIPKILAVFISLVVFGPWMLTLLLDYTRDLFEQLPRIIG from the coding sequence ATGACTCCAGATATGGTGATCAAACTAGCGGAACAATCAATTTTTACAGTGATTCTTATATCCGCTCCAATGCTGCTCATTGCGTTAGCTGTTGGATTATTGGTCAGCGTGTTCCAAGCGATGACACAAATTCAAGAACAAACCTTAGCGTTTATCCCGAAAATACTGGCGGTCTTTATCTCGCTCGTGGTCTTTGGCCCGTGGATGTTGACCTTGTTGCTAGATTACACACGGGACTTGTTTGAGCAGCTGCCAAGAATTATCGGGTAA
- the fliP gene encoding flagellar type III secretion system pore protein FliP (The bacterial flagellar biogenesis protein FliP forms a type III secretion system (T3SS)-type pore required for flagellar assembly.): MIPEILSAINIPGIDFGAESPEDVSTTLQLFFLLTILSLAPGILIMMTSFTRIIIVLSFVRTGLGTQSMPPNQVLVGLALFLTFFVMSPIVVEMNETALQPYLDGDMAQQEALDTAIVPLKEFMAKNTREKDLALFFKYAELEKPDSIEEIPLTSLVPAFAISEMKTAFQIGFVIFIPFLIIDMVVASTLMAMGMMMLPPVMISLPFKILLFVLVDGWYLIIESLLVSF; encoded by the coding sequence ATGATTCCGGAAATCTTATCTGCTATTAATATTCCGGGCATTGATTTTGGCGCAGAGTCCCCTGAAGATGTCTCAACAACGCTTCAATTATTCTTCCTGCTAACGATTTTGTCTTTAGCTCCAGGAATTCTAATTATGATGACTAGTTTTACGCGGATCATCATCGTTTTGTCATTCGTGCGAACTGGACTCGGTACACAGTCGATGCCACCGAACCAAGTATTGGTTGGCTTGGCACTATTTCTAACATTTTTTGTCATGTCTCCTATCGTAGTAGAAATGAATGAAACTGCACTTCAACCGTATTTAGATGGCGACATGGCGCAACAAGAAGCACTGGATACCGCTATTGTGCCATTAAAAGAATTTATGGCAAAAAATACAAGAGAAAAAGATTTGGCTTTGTTTTTTAAATACGCGGAGCTAGAAAAACCTGACAGCATTGAAGAGATTCCGCTAACTTCATTGGTTCCGGCATTTGCTATTAGTGAGATGAAAACTGCTTTTCAAATTGGGTTTGTTATTTTTATTCCTTTCTTAATCATTGATATGGTTGTCGCCAGTACGTTGATGGCAATGGGGATGATGATGCTGCCGCCAGTCATGATATCGTTACCGTTTAAAATATTGCTATTTGTGTTGGTCGATGGCTGGTACTTAATAATCGAATCGCTGCTGGTCAGCTTTTGA
- a CDS encoding flagellar biosynthetic protein FliO: MPKSSYMWMPLLLALLFLSAMSVPLAVQASPNVVEWLNNEDPVEKTPVDDVERAPVEEKSLAGIIVQLIFYTLLIVVMIYGLIKFLAARQKNLQPNQAVKLMGGTPLGNNKSLQVVKIGSQMYLLGVGDEVTLIKEFSDAMEINNIEKDFEQQQPALSKNLFDLTKKKMEGFSKKAQKNGFDQLFKQSLNKQKAQQQALEDEFEKETQDKEGRPL, translated from the coding sequence GTGCCTAAGTCAAGTTATATGTGGATGCCATTGCTCTTAGCGCTGTTGTTTTTGAGCGCAATGTCGGTACCACTAGCTGTTCAAGCCAGTCCGAATGTGGTGGAATGGCTAAATAATGAAGATCCGGTAGAAAAAACACCCGTTGATGATGTAGAAAGAGCACCGGTAGAAGAAAAAAGCTTAGCCGGTATTATTGTTCAATTAATCTTTTATACGTTGTTGATTGTGGTGATGATTTATGGACTTATTAAGTTTTTAGCGGCACGTCAGAAAAACCTGCAACCGAACCAAGCCGTTAAACTGATGGGTGGTACGCCGCTGGGCAATAACAAGTCGCTGCAAGTGGTGAAAATTGGCAGCCAGATGTACTTACTTGGCGTGGGTGATGAAGTAACGCTCATCAAGGAATTTTCAGATGCGATGGAAATTAACAACATTGAAAAAGACTTTGAGCAGCAACAACCCGCATTATCGAAAAACTTGTTTGATTTAACAAAGAAAAAGATGGAAGGTTTTTCAAAAAAAGCGCAAAAAAATGGCTTTGATCAGTTATTTAAGCAAAGCTTAAACAAACAAAAAGCCCAACAACAAGCGCTTGAAGATGAGTTTGAAAAAGAAACGCAAGACAAGGAAGGACGTCCGCTATGA
- the fliN gene encoding flagellar motor switch protein FliN, translated as MTTNHHSPEERKNSSDYQKTGGKAMPENALSKTETEAIIELLNTSLGGSAALLTSLLAEQVFVTSPTLTVTSRDAVFGSIGAPFYVALGEYTGSASGMQVLAVSKKDMDAALKTTEDQTEFQAVQELVSKMFDSVAQSMSALLEKELAYSLSGMDVVDQTGEFSLANFTKEQWFTESEFQLNVSGKQNIRFCLCLPLPLAKTLVEILTAPFNPQELKETSEMPKQSDDGLNEQAQATPTVQNVQFSSFDNTETAPSAPNNLNMLLDIPLQVTVELGRTKRVVKEILEISQGSIIELDKLAGEPVDILINNKLIAVGEVVVIDENFGVRVTDVLSTAERISKLR; from the coding sequence ATGACGACTAATCATCATTCTCCAGAAGAACGTAAAAATTCTTCGGATTACCAGAAGACAGGAGGAAAGGCGATGCCTGAAAACGCATTATCAAAAACAGAGACAGAAGCTATCATCGAATTATTGAACACGTCTCTAGGAGGTTCGGCTGCTTTACTCACGTCGTTGCTTGCAGAACAGGTTTTTGTCACTTCTCCAACGCTAACTGTGACCAGTCGAGATGCTGTATTTGGTTCTATCGGCGCACCGTTTTATGTGGCGCTTGGTGAATATACGGGTTCAGCTAGCGGAATGCAGGTTCTTGCTGTTTCTAAAAAGGACATGGATGCTGCATTAAAGACTACAGAGGACCAAACAGAATTTCAAGCGGTTCAAGAGTTGGTTAGTAAAATGTTTGATTCAGTGGCACAGTCGATGTCAGCGCTGTTAGAAAAAGAACTTGCTTACTCTTTGTCGGGTATGGACGTTGTGGACCAAACGGGTGAATTTTCGTTAGCTAACTTTACGAAAGAGCAGTGGTTTACAGAGTCGGAATTTCAGTTGAATGTTAGCGGAAAGCAAAACATCCGTTTTTGTTTATGTTTGCCTCTACCACTTGCAAAAACCTTGGTGGAGATTTTAACGGCACCGTTTAATCCGCAAGAACTAAAGGAGACAAGTGAAATGCCAAAGCAATCAGATGATGGGCTAAATGAGCAGGCTCAAGCAACACCGACCGTACAAAATGTTCAGTTTTCAAGCTTCGACAATACGGAAACAGCGCCATCTGCACCGAATAATTTGAATATGTTATTGGATATTCCGCTCCAAGTCACTGTGGAGCTAGGCCGTACAAAACGAGTGGTCAAGGAAATACTGGAAATCTCGCAAGGGTCTATTATTGAATTGGATAAATTAGCAGGAGAACCCGTTGATATCTTAATCAATAATAAATTGATTGCAGTTGGAGAAGTAGTTGTCATTGATGAGAACTTCGGTGTCCGGGTAACAGATGTATTGAGCACAGCTGAACGCATCTCAAAACTACGTTAA
- the fliM gene encoding flagellar motor switch protein FliM: MTDVLSNENIETILSAMGNQEPKVIDKKRNVQAYDFKKALRFSQDQIRTLSRIHENFSRLLTSYFSAQLRTFVQVTVEKVEEVSYQEFVRNVQKKSMLGVFEATPLQGSMVMDFSPEVVYVMFDRLLGGQGNLLQKDSELTEIEISVIERVFSKSLDCFEEAWSSVVKLSPELREIEVNSQFLTTSPPNETVILIKLQTKIGHAEGIINICLPHTVLEQILPKLSAKHWLANQKKAVETHEMEALEEKLQSTKMEIKAVLGKSTIELGDFLNLKNGDVIRLDESYESPVTLQVDNKLKFYAQPGVSKGRMAVQVTELSIQGVQFDDD; encoded by the coding sequence TTGACAGACGTTTTATCAAATGAAAATATCGAAACCATCCTTTCGGCAATGGGCAATCAAGAACCGAAAGTGATTGATAAAAAAAGAAATGTTCAAGCATATGATTTCAAGAAAGCGTTACGTTTTTCACAAGATCAAATCCGTACCTTATCGCGTATCCATGAGAATTTTTCGCGCTTGTTGACTTCTTATTTCTCGGCACAGCTTCGAACATTTGTTCAAGTGACCGTTGAAAAAGTTGAAGAGGTTTCTTATCAAGAATTTGTTCGAAATGTCCAAAAAAAATCGATGTTGGGTGTTTTTGAAGCAACACCGCTACAGGGCAGCATGGTGATGGATTTTTCTCCAGAGGTGGTATATGTCATGTTTGACCGGCTACTGGGCGGGCAAGGCAATCTCTTGCAGAAGGACAGTGAGTTGACTGAAATTGAAATCAGCGTCATTGAACGGGTGTTTTCAAAATCACTGGATTGTTTTGAAGAAGCCTGGTCATCTGTAGTGAAACTGTCTCCAGAACTCAGAGAGATTGAAGTGAATTCACAATTCCTAACCACTTCTCCTCCAAACGAAACGGTCATTTTAATCAAGTTGCAAACAAAAATTGGACACGCAGAAGGCATCATCAATATCTGTTTGCCTCACACAGTGCTCGAGCAAATTTTGCCGAAGCTGTCAGCGAAACATTGGCTGGCAAACCAAAAAAAGGCTGTTGAAACACATGAAATGGAAGCGTTAGAAGAAAAGCTGCAAAGCACCAAAATGGAAATCAAAGCGGTACTGGGAAAATCAACGATCGAACTTGGAGATTTCCTGAACCTGAAAAATGGCGATGTCATTCGTTTGGACGAATCTTACGAGTCACCTGTCACGCTTCAAGTAGACAACAAATTAAAATTTTATGCCCAACCTGGTGTTTCAAAAGGTCGGATGGCTGTACAGGTAACAGAACTATCGATTCAAGGAGTTCAATTTGATGACGACTAA
- a CDS encoding flagellar FlbD family protein — protein sequence MINLTRLNRSSIVLNAIYIERLESTPDTVVTLTTGKKVHVLETVEEVMDKVTDYYRKLNILPRLHEPNLDE from the coding sequence ATGATTAACTTAACTAGGTTAAACCGTTCATCTATCGTATTAAACGCAATCTATATCGAGCGACTAGAATCGACACCGGATACAGTGGTGACGTTAACAACCGGTAAGAAAGTCCATGTACTGGAAACTGTAGAGGAAGTTATGGACAAAGTAACCGATTATTACCGGAAGCTGAACATTTTACCTCGTTTGCATGAGCCGAACCTAGACGAATGA